Proteins from one Ovis aries strain OAR_USU_Benz2616 breed Rambouillet chromosome 12, ARS-UI_Ramb_v3.0, whole genome shotgun sequence genomic window:
- the YOD1 gene encoding ubiquitin thioesterase OTU1 isoform X3, protein MSFSLVPFHLYEDSGNKNYYWSHVCKAVFSLVTPVYTLTPPVCNLQTWLVNTRFHLYFLCSCEFVFFLTGDMLIVEEDQSKPKTSPAFTKYGAPSYVRETLPVLTRMAVPADNSCLFTSVYYVVEGGVLNPACAPEMRRLIAQIVASDPDFYSEAILGKTNEEYCDWIKRDDTWGGAIEISILSKFYQCEICVVDTQTVRIDRFGEDAGYTKRVLLIYDGIHYDPLQCVFPDPDTPPLTIFSSYDDIVLVQALELADEARKKRQFTDVNRFTLRCMVCQKGLTGQAEARDHAKETGHTNFGEV, encoded by the coding sequence GCTGTATTCTCCCTAGTAACCCCAGTTTATACTTTAACTCCTCCTGTTTGTAATTTACAGACTTGGTTAGTGAACACCCGGTTTCATCTGTACTTTCTTTGCAGttgtgaatttgttttctttttgacagGTGACATGCTGATCGTTGAAGAAGACCAAAGTAAGCCCAAAACGTCACCTGCATTTACAAAATATGGTGCTCCTAGTTACGTCAGGGAAACTTTGCCTGTGCTTACCAGGATGGCAGTCCCAGCAGACAACTCCTGTCTCTTTACCAGTGTGTACTATGTTGTTGAAGGAGgagtcttgaatccagcttgtgcccCTGAGATGAGACGCTTAATAGCACAAATTGTAGCAAGTGATCCAGACTTTTATAGTGAGGCAATACtgggaaaaacaaatgaagagtACTGTGACTGGATCAAAAGGGATGATACTTGGGGCGGAGCTATTGAAATATCCATTTTGTCTAAATTTTACCAATGTGAAATATGTGTAGTGGATACACAGACCGTTCGAATTGATCGTTTTGGGGAAGATGCAGGATATACCAAAAGGGTACTTCTCATTTATGATGGCATCCACTATGATCCGCTTCAGTGTGTCTTCCCTGACCCAGACACCCCTCCTCTGACTATTTTCTCCTCTTATGATGATATTGTTCTTGTGCAAGCACTGGAGTTAGCAGATGAAGCTAGAAAGAAGAGACAGTTTACAGATGTAAACCGCTTCACCCTGAGATGCATGGTATGTCAGAAGGGATTAACTGGACAAGCAGAAGCAAGGGACCATGCCAAGGAGACAGGCCATACCAACTTCGGGGAAGTGTGA